DNA from Acuticoccus sediminis:
ACCGATGGCCGCCTCCACCAGTGCCCGGCCGACCGCACCGCCGCCGCAGGAGACGATCGCCTCCCCCGCGCCGTCGGTGCCGCCGTCGTCGGGCGCGGCCGTGCTGTGGACGAAGCCGGTGTAGCGGATCATGTCCTCGATGGCGGCCGCGGCGGGGAAGCTGTCGGCCAGCGTCACGAACCGCGGGTCGGCGTGGACCAGCACGATGTCGAGGGTGGCGCGGGCGAGGTCCGTCATCGCGGCGGCCTTGCCGGCGGACTTCTTCACAAGGACGTCGCGCACGGACGCGGCGACCAGCGGGCGCGGCACCGGAAGCGCCTCGAGGACGGGAAGGATCTCGGCCGCGAAGGCGCGCCGTCCGAGTGGGAAGGTCTCGAGGAGCAGGATGTCCGGGCGGACCGTGTCCACGACCTGCGCAAACGCCGCGGCGCGGCTCGCCGCGATGTCGCGGTAGGCGACGCCGCCGGCGGTCGCGATGGTGGCGAAGGTGGCGTCCGTCGCCACCACCGGCTCGAGCCGGGCGACGCGGAGGCCGTGAAGATCGAGCGTCGGCGGCGGCGTCGCGCCGAGGACGAGGGTGACCTCGGTCCCGCGCGCCGCAAGCGCGTGCGCGATCGCCGCCGCGCGCACGGTGTGTCCGGTGCCGAGAAGGTGCTGGACCCAGATGACGGCACGGGTCGCCCCGCCGCCGACCGCGCCGGGCCGTGTTGCTGCGGGCGGTGCTGCTGCGGGCGGTGTCGCTCCGGTCATGGGCGCGCGCCCACCATCGCCGCCCGCTTCATCAGCTCCGTGAGACGCGAGAGGCCGGCGGCGAGGTCGTTCGCGGCCGCGAACGCGGCGGCGTTGCGGGACATCGCCGCGAGCCGCGCCGGATCGTCGAGGAGCGACAGGACCGCCCCGGCGATGGCGTCCGGGTCGCCGGGGTCGACGAGGATGCCGGTCTCGCCGTCCCTGACGATGTCCACCACGCCGGGCGAGCGGCCGCCGACCACCGGCAATCCCGCCGCCTGCGCCTCCAGGAACGCGAAACCGAAGGGCTCGTCGATCGCCGGCCACACGAAGAGGGACGAACGGGCGAAGAGGTCGGCGAGCGCCTCCTGGTCGAGGAGGCCGCAGAAGGTCCCGGGGGGGAACAGCGGCTCGAGCGCGTCCCGCTCCGGGCCCTCGCCCGCGAGGGTGAGGGTCGCGCCGGGCCGGGCGGCGCGGATCCTGGCGTAGGCGTCGGCGAGGACGCGCACGCTGTCGGCCTTGCGCCCCGGCCGCAGCATCGCCGCGCAGGCGAGGGTTTCGGGGACGCGCCCGGCCGAAGCGCGGAAGGGAGCGACGTCCACGAAGGGCGGCACGCGCATCACCTTGTCCGGCGCGAAGGCGGACAGCGCCGCCGCGTCGTGCTCCGTCACCGCGCCGAGCGCGCCGGCGATCGACAGCGCCCGGTCGGCGAGGGCGAAGCCCCGCGCCCAGGGGCCCCTCGCCCGCTTCTCGGCGCGGCTCGCCTCGACGATGGCGTAGGGGCAGCCGAACAGCCGGGCGAGCGGCGGCCCGAGGAGATCTGGCGCCTTGTGGTAGTTGTGGTAGGTGAGGATCGCGTCGGGCGCGAGCCCGCGCAGCCACGTGTCGGCGATGCGCCCCACCTCGGCGGACGCCTCGGCCTCCACCGCGGCGAGATCGTCGGGCGTGCGGCACCATGTGCGCAGCGTCGAGGGCAGCACGACATCATGGCCGCCGGCCTCCAGCGCCGCGCGGATCAGTCTCGCGAAGGTGCGGTCGCCCGAAGGCACCGGGTGGTCCGGCGGCTTCATCGGCGTCAGAAGCGCGATCCGCATCAGGCCGCCTGGCGGGCCGACATCGTCTGTGTGAGGCGCGCGGCGATGTGGTCGAGGCCGGGGTCCGGCGAGAAATGCGACGTGACGCGGGCGGCCCCGGCCTGGCCGAGCCGGGTGCGCGTCTCCGGCGACGCCGCGAGGTCGGCGAGCGCCTTGCCGAGCGCCGCGGCGTCGCGCGGCGGGACCAGGATGCCCGTCTCCGCGGTGACGATCTCCGGCACGGCCGAGACCTCGGTCGAGACCACCGGCAGCCCCATCGCCATCGCCTCCATGATGACGTTGGGGAGACCGTCCCGGTCGCCGTTCCTGGCGATGCGGCTCGCCAGCACGAAGACGTCGGCCCGCCTGTAGGCCGCCACGACGTCCTCGCGCGGCAGCGCGCCGAGGAAGGCGATGCGGTCGGCGATCCCGAGCCGTTCGGCGAGCCCGGTGAGGTCCTTCACCAGGCCGCCGCCGCCGACATGCTCGAACCGCCAGTCGACGTCGAGCCTCGCGAGTGCCCTGAAGACGTCGTCGAGGCCCTTCTTCTCCACCGCGCGGCAGACCGAGAGGATGCGCAGCGGCCCCTCTCCGCGCTTCGCCTCGGGATGGAACAGCGAAAGGTCGAGGCCGTGGTAGACGAGGTCCACGCTCCGGCCCCTCGGCGCCAGGCGGTCGAGGACGTCGCGGTTCGCGGCGGTACAGGTGGTGCCCCACTCCGCGTCGGCGATCTTCTCCCGCAGGTCCCACTCCGGCGTCGTGTAGATGTCCTTGGCGTGGGCCGAGAAGGCGTAGGGCACGCCCGTCATCAGCGAGGCGTAGCGGGCGACCGAGGCCGGGGTGTGGAGGTAGTGGACGTAGATCGCCCCCGTCCCTTCCGGGAGTTCCGCGGCGAGGACGGCGGCCTGCCCCCAGCGGCGCCGGCGGCTCGCCGAGGGATCGCGCTCCAGGTCGCGGCGGTAGGCGGCCTCGGCGCGGGCATAGCCGGGGAGACCCTCGGCGATGCGCCGCGCGGCCCTCACGCGGGCGGGGTCGTCCTTCAGGTACTCCGGCAGGTAGAGCACCGGCGCGGTGATCTGCCGGTGCACCTCGTGGACCGCGCTCTCCGTCGGGTGGCGCAGCGACACGATGGTGAGGTCGATCCCGCGGCGCTGGAGGCCGAGGATCTCCTGGGCGATGAAGGTTTCCGACAGGCGCGGATAGCCCTTCACCACGACGGCGACGCGACCTCCCATCAGCGCACGAGGCTCAGGCGGCTGTAGTGGGGCATGCGCGTCTTGCGGTGGGACAGGATCTCCTCGGTCCGCGCATTGATGGTTTCGAGGCCGCACAGAAGCTCGTCGAAGCCTGCGGCGGAGGGGGGCTGGCGTTCAGGCAGCTCGGCGAGCGCGTCGACCATTCGCTCCACGTTGGGGTAGTCGTCGATGGGAAGGCACGTGAGAAGTCCTGCCGCCTCCGCCTTGCGGGCACGGATCGCCTGCTCGCGCCGGGGCACGACACGCGGCACCAGCAGCGTCGGTTTGTCGAACGACAGGATCTCGCAGAAGATGTTGTAGCCGCCCATGCCGACGATCGCGGTCGCCTCGTTCATCAGCTTCTCGATCACCGGGGTGAAGCGGATGACGTGGACGTCGCGCAGCGCCTCGGCGCGGGCCTTGAACTCGGCCTGCTTCTCCGTCGGCATGAAGGGGCCGAGGACGACGAGGGCGGGGAAGAGCGGTCGCTCGTGCGCCTCGTAGGCGCGCAGCACCCAGTCGACGAGCTCCATCCCGTCGCCGCCGCCGCCGGGCGTCACGAGGATGAAGGGCTCCTCGTCGAACGGGTTCAGCTCGGCGGTGGAGTCCCCGTTGGGCAGCTCCCGCTTCAGGTAGCCGGTGTACAGCATCTTGTCGCGCACGCCGTCGGGGACGCAGACGCCCTCCAGCGGGTCGTGCACCTCGGCTTTGCCGTAGACCCAGATCTCGTCGTAGAGCTCCTCGAGCGCCGCGACGGCGTGCTTGCGCTCCCACTCGTCGGCGAGGCTCGCCGGGTCGTCCATGACGTCGCGCAGGCCGAGGACGAGGCGGCAGCGACGCTCCTTCAGCATCTCGAGCGTGGGCTGCACCTCGCCGCGCAGGCCGAGCGGCTCCTTGTCGACGATGACGATGTCGGGATCGAAGACGTCGGCCGTGTGCTCGATGATCGACGCGCGCAGGCGCAGCATCTCCTCGATCCCGAGCGAAAGGGAATGTGATGAGTAGGCGCCGTCGCGGAGCTTGATTACGCCCGGCACGCGCACGAAATCCACCCGCGACCGGAAATCGAAGCTGCCAATGATCGGGGATCCGGACAGGATGATGACGGACAGCGTATCCATGGCACCGACCATGGAATGCGCGATCGCCCGGCAACGTCGCAAGTGTCCCAACCCGAACGAATCGTGCGAATAGATCAGGATGCGGGGATGATTGTTCGGCATGGACCCCTCGACCCGGACCGCGGCCGATGCTCGGCAACTGTCTGTATATCAGAGCTATGCGTCAGGGACGCCAGTGACGCAACATCAACGGGGGACGAGCGGCCGGCGTAGGGATACTGTCGACGGCCGAGCGTGGCCCATCTGCTTCGCAATCGCGGCTTTTTTGCGATTGCGGCGGATCGGGACAATGATAAGCTAAAGGGCACGATGGAACGAAACCTCTTCGGCTTTATTTGGCGCTATTCCAAGCGTCAGCAGATCGTCATCCTCGCGCTGACGGTATGCTCGTTCCCCATCCTCTACATGACACTGGAACTGCCGAAGTGGATCGTCAATGACGCGATCTCCGGCACCGATTTCCCCAAGATGTTCTGGGGTTTCGAACTGGGGCAGATCCCCTACCTGATCGCCCTCTGCGCCTGCTTCCTCTTCCTCGTGGTCGCCAACAACGGCGTCAAGTACACCCTCAACATCTACAAGGGCATCGCCGGCGAACGCATGCTGCGGCGCCTGCGCTTCATGCTCTACAACTCCATCCTGCGGTTCCGGCTCCCGCGGTTCCGCAGGGTGTCGGGCGGCGAGCTGATCCCGATGATCACCGCCGAGGTGGAGGACGTCGGCGTCTTCATCGGCGAGGCGATCGCGACCCCCGCCTTCCAGGGCGGCACGCTCCTCGTCTACACGGTCTTCATCTTCGCCCAGGACCCCTTCCTGGGCGCCGCCGCGATCTCGCTCTACCCGATCCAGGGCTACATCATCCCGAAGCTGCAGAAGCGGGTGATCCAGCTCTCGCGCGAGCGCATCATCAATATCCGCGCCATCTCCGAACGCATCAACGAGACGGTGAGCGCGGCCGCCGACATCCATGCCAACGACACGTCCCGCTGGCACATGGCGGACCTGTCGGACCGACTGTTCCTCAACTATCGGATCCGGCTGGCGATTTTCCGCCGCAAGTACATGATTAAGTTCATCAATAATTTCATGAACCAGCTGCCGCCGTTCTTCTTCTATTCGGTCGGCGGCTACCTCGTGATCCAGGGCAACCTGTCCTTCGGTGCGCTCGTCGCGGTGCTGGCGGCCTACAAGGACCTCGCCTCGCCGTGGAAGGAGCTGCTCGACTGGTATCAGACCCTCGCCGGCGTGAAGGTGAAGTACGAGACCGTCGTCGAGAACTTCGACGTCGACGACGCGATGCCGCCGGAGCGGATCAAAGGTGAGCCCGACGGCCCGATCGAGCTCACCAGCCTCGACCTCGCCCTCAACTCCGTCTCGGCGAGCGGCGGCGGCAGCGGGCAGGAGATCATCGACGTCACGCTGGAGGTGGAGTACGGCAACCGCCTCGCGGTCTACGGCGCCGACGGCTCGGGCCGGACCGAGCTCGTCATGAGCCTGTGCGGCCTGCTGAGCCCCATGGCCGGGCGCAGCACCATCGGCGGCCGCCGCTTCGACGACCTGCCGCATCAGACCATCGCCCGGCACATCTCCTACGTCGGCTCCGACCCCTACCTCTTCAACGAGACGATCCGCTCCAACATCGTCTACGGCCTCAGGACCGACCCGATCGAGGAGGACGGCGACCACCTCGCGGACCTGCGCCAGGTCGAGGCCTCGCTCACCGGCAACTCGCTGCACGACATCTCCGCGACGTGGGAGGATCTCAGCCGCGCCGGCGTCGACGCGCAGGACGAGTTCGACGACATGCTGATCGAGCTCGTCCAGCTCGTCGGGCTGGAGGCCGACCTCTACCGGCTCGGCCTCGCGTCCTACTCGTTCGAGAACCGCGACCCCGGATTCGACGAGAAGATCCTGAAGGCCCGGGCCGACGTCGTGCGCCGCGTCCAGGAGGACAAGAGCTGGAAGGGCCTCGTCGCCCTGTGGGACCGGGACGGCTTCAACCACTCCGCGACGATCGGCGAGAACGTGCTCTACGGCGTCCCCAAGACCGTCGGCACGCCGGTGTGGTCGGCCGCGTCGGACCCGGCGGTCATGAACGCGCTCGTCAAGGCGGGCATCGCCGACCGGCTCGTCGGCATGGGCGCCGATGTCGCAGCCACCATGATCGAGCTGTTTTCCGACACCGGCGCCGATGCCTCGCTGATCGGCGACTACTCGTTCCTGTCGGCGGAGGAGATCCCGCAGTTCACCGAGCGCCTGCGCCGCCACAAGGCGGGAGAGGACCTCTCCAAGGCGGACCGGGCGAGCTTCGTGGGGCTGGCGTTCCGGATCATTCCGGGCCGTCACCGCATTGTCACGCTGACGGAGCAAGACGAGCAGCAGATGGTCGAGGCCCGCGGCGTCATCCACGAGACGCTGAAGGACGACCCGAACTACGCCCTATTCGACGCCAACACAGTGATCGCCCCCCTGTCCATCGAAGAGAACATCCTGTTCGGCAAGCCGCGCGTCGACCGCCGCGGCGCCTCGGACAAGATCGACGCGCTGCTGCGCGACACCACCCGTGCGCTGGGCCTGCGCGAGCCCATCGCCAGGGCCGGCCTCAACTTCAACGTCGGCATTGCCGGCGGCCGGCTCTCGTCCGGACAGCGCCGCCGCGTCGGCCTGATCCGCGCGCTCGTCAAGAAACCCGAAATTCTCATCCTCGACAGCGTGGTCGACGGGGACCGTCAGCTCCTCTCGCGCGTTCTGGGTGCAGTACAGTCGAGCACAGTCGTCGTCGGGACCACGGATCCGAAGGTCGCTGAAGCCATGGAATCGGTCGCAGTCATGCGTGATGGCAGGTTGGTTGCACGCGGTCGATGGGATAGCGTGAAGAACATCGCCGTCTACGGCGAAGATGACGAAGCTCGGGAGAAGGAGGCGTCATGAGCATCGACACGGACGCCGCCGCGCTCCGCAAGATCCCGCTGTTCCGCGGGATCGAAGACCAAAAGCTCCGACTCCTGGCCTTCATGTCCGAGCGCGTGCGGTTCGACGAAGGCGAAAACCTCGTCGAAGAAGGCGACTTCGGCGACGTCGCCTACATCATCCTCTCCGGCCGGGCCGATGTCCTGGTCGGCTCCCCCAGCGGGGAACAACTGGTGGCCACCGTCTCGGAGAACGACTTCGTCGGCGAAATCGCTCTCCTGATCGACGTGCCCCGAACCGCCACCGTACGAGCGACATCCGACGTCGTCGCGCTGGCGGTCACCAAGGAACACTTCTTCAAGCTCCTCAGCAACTTCCCGGACATGGCGCTGGAGGTGATGCGGGCCCTGGCCCATCGTCTGGAGCGAACGACCCGCGAATTCGGCCGCCTGCGCGCCGCGGTTGCCAACACGTGACGAAGCGCAACCCCGACACGCTCTCGCTGACCATCTGGGGCGCCCGCGGCTCGATCCCGGCGCCCGGCCCGCACACCCTGCGCTACGGCGGCGAGACGACGTGTCTGGAGATCCGCGCCGGATCGCATGTCCTCCTGATCGACTGCGGCTCCGGGGCGCGAAGCTGCGGCGCCGCCTTCGCCCAGGAGGGCATCGAGCAGCTCGACGTCCTGTTCACGCACACGCACATGGACCACCTGTGCGGGCTGCCGTTCTTCTGCTCCGCCTACGACCCCAACTGCGCCGTCAGCCTGTGGGCCGGCCACATCCCCCCCGGCGGCACGCTGGAGGAGATCGTCGAGCGGATGATGAGCCCGCCGATCTTCCCCGTCGCGACCTCGGCGCTGCGCAACACGGTGTTCCGCTCCTTCCGCGCCCGCCAGACCTTCACCCTCGACTCCGGCCTTTCGATCGCCTCGACCCGGCTGAACCACCCCGGCAACGGCTGCGGCTACCGGATCGAGTGGGGCGGCTCCTCGATCGCGATCATCACCGACCACGAGCACGGCGACGACATGATCGACGACGCCATCGCCGAGTTCGTGACCGGCGCCGACCTCATGATCTACGACGCGATGTACCTCGAGGAGGAATACCCGAAGTACGTCGGCTGGGGCCATTCGACGCCGACGCAGGCGCTCGACCTCGCCGCCCGCGCGGGTGTCGCGATCCCGATGATCTTCCACCACGACCCGTCCCGCAGCGACGACGCGCTCGACATGGTGGCGCGCGAGGTCGCGACGCAGCTCCCCGGCGCCCAGGTGGCCACCCAGGGGCAGACGATCCACCTGACGAACGGCAAGGTCGAGATCGGCACCAGCCGCGCCGCCTGAGCGCCGCCCTCCGCCTCGACGCCGCTCGCAGGCGCCCCCTCGCCTCGCTGGCGGCCCTCCACTCGCTGGCGCCCCTCGTCTCGCTGGCGGCCCTGCCCGCGCCGCCACGCGCCACGGCACGGCGCGGCGGATCGTCAGACGACCCTTGCGGGCCCGCCGGAGCTTCGGGCAAACATCGTTTCATAAAATTCGCAAAGGAACGATCGATGAAGCTCTCCGAAGCCCCTGCCGCGGTCGTCACGGGAGGCGCCTCCGGTCTCGGCGCGGCCACGGCGCGCCGTCTCGCCGCCGAGGGCGCCAAGGTCGCCCTCTTCGACCTCAACGACGGCACCGAGGTCGCCCGGGAGATCGGCGGCACCTACCACAAGGCGGACGTGACGAGCGAGGAGAGCCTCAAGGCGGCCTTCGCCGAGGCCCGCGCCGCGCACGGCCAGGAGCGCATCCTCGTCAACTGCGCGGGGATCGCGCCGGCGGCCAAGACGATCTCGCGCGGCGAGCTCCACTCCTTCGAACTCTACGCCAAGACCATCGACATCAACCTGATCGGCACCTTCCGCGCGTCCGCGCTGTCGGCGATCGGCATGACCGGGCTCGACCCGATCACGGCGGACGGCGAGCGGGGCGTCATCATCATGACGGCGTCGGTGGCCGCGTTCGACGGCCAGGTCGGCCAGGTCGCCTACGCCGCGTCGAAGGGCGGCGTCGCGGCCCTGACGCTGCCGCTGGCGCGCGAGATGAGCCAGTTCGGCATCCGCGTCGCCACGATCGCGCCCGGCATCTTCGAGACGCCGATGCTGAAGGGCCTGCCGGAGAAGGCGCAGGCCTCCCTCGGCGAGCAGGTCCCCTTCCCCAAGCGCCTCGGCAAGCCGGAGGAATATGCGGACCTCGCCAAATTCATCGTCGAGAGCCCGATCCTGAACGGCGAGGTGATCCGCCTCGACGGCGCCATCCGCATGGCCCCCCGCTGACGGATTGCTGACGCTCCGAGGGCTGCGGGCTCGTCAAGGGCGCACGCAGTGCGGGCGAAGCCTTCACCCTTGACGAGGTCGCAGCCCGACCCAGCCTGGACAGGGGTTTGAGGGGGACCCGGAGCGCAGGGCGCAGCCCGAGCACCGGACGCCCCGTCAAACCCTGCCCGCCGGCGAGGCGGAGGGGAGCGCGAGGGGAGGAACGCCCCTCGCCTTGAGCTAGGATGCCGGCGCGCAGCGCCGTCCGCACCCGCGGCGGACCCGCCCGCCACCACAGCAAGACGACAGAACAAAGAGGAACGCCCCATGCTGCTCAACGACGACGCGCGGATGATCGCCGACGCCGCGGCCCGGATCGCGGAGGAGCACATCGCCCCCAACGCCGTCGCGCTCGACCGCGGCGCCGCGGGCTCGCGCGAGGCCTTCCTCGCCAACCTGAAGCGCCTCGCCGAGAACGGCTTCATGGCGGTCAACGTCCCGGCCGCGTACGGCGGCACGGAAGCCGGCGCCGCCGCGTTCGCCCTCACCGTCGAGGCGCTCGGCAAGGCGTGCGCCGCCACAGGGGTGACCGTCTCGGTCACCAACATGGTCGGCGAGGTCATCGCCGCCGTCGGCTCGGAGGAGCAGAAGGAGACCTACCTCCCCCGCCTTGCCGACGGCACCTATCCGGCCGGCGCCTTCTGCCTCACCGAATCCGGGGCCGGCTCCGACCCCGCGGGGCTGAAGACCCGGGCGGAGATGTCCGGCAACGAGTGGGTGCTGAACGGCAGCAAGCTCTACATCACCTCCGCCGCCTACGCCGGGCTCTTCGTGGTGTGGGCCGTCACCGACCCTGCGGCACCGAAGGGCAAGGGCATCTCCGCCTTCCTGGTGGAGGCCGGCACCCCGGGCCTCGTCATCGGCCGCGAGGAGGACAAGCTGGGCCAGCGCGGCTCGGCCACCAACGAGGTCCACTTCGAGGACTGCCGCATCCCAGCCGGCGCGCTGCTGGGCCCCCTGAACGGCGGCTTCCGCATCGCCGCGAGCGAGCTCGCGGGCGGGCGCATCGGCATCGCCTCGCTCGCCCTCGGCATCGCCCGCGCGGCGACGGACGCGGCCATCGCCTACATCAGGGAGCGGGAACAGTTCGGCAAGCCCATTGCCGCGATGCAGGGCCCGCAGTGGATGCTCGCTGATACCGAGACCGAGCTCGAGGCGGCGCGCCTCCTGATCCTCAACGCGGCCGCGCTGAAGGATGCGGGCGAGCCGTTCGGCAAGGCGGCCTCGATGGCCAAGCTCTACGCCAGCGAGGCGGCGCAGCGCGCAACTTACGTGGCCCTGCAGCTCCACGGCGGCGCGGGCTACATCAAGGACCACTCGGTCGAGCGCTACGCGCGCGACGTGCGCATCACGACGATCTACGAAGGCACCAGCGAGATTCAACGTATGATCATCGCGCGGGAGATCCTGGCCTGACCCTGTCGGCCGCCCCGCCGGAGGAAGCTCCGGACGGCCGGCGGCATAAGCGCAGGGCGCCTCACCGTTGCAACATCACCACACCCGGCGGACGGCGTGCCCTTCGAGGGCTCACGAGAAGTTGAGGAAGGCCGTCCGCGCCTTGAGATCGGGCGTTAATTCCGCATCAACAGTGAGTTGATCATGGCGCGACGCCGCGTGCCGTGACCTGCCGGAAAAGGGATACGGATAATGCCGAGTGACTTCATGAATCGCAGGACGTTCCTCGTCCTGGGGACGACCAGTGCAGCCGCTGCCCTTTCGGGCTGCGTGAGCGGCGAGTCGTTCCAGTCGGCCGCACTCGGCTACCGCCCCGTTCCCCAGCTCGGCTCGCCCGACCGCGAGGAGTTCCGCCTGCCGCCGGTCGAGTACAGCACCATCCCGGTCGAGTTCCGGCGCCAGTTCGTGTCGCATTCGGGCAAGTACTCTCCCGGCACCATCGTCGTCGACACGGCAGGCCGGCATCTCTTCCTGATCGTCGACAGCACCACGGCGATCCGCTACGGCATCGGCGTCGGGCGCGAGGGCTTCTCGTGGGGCGGCCGCGCCAAGATCGGCCGCAAGGCCAAGTGGCCGACGTGGACGCCGCCGTCGCGCATGATCCAGCGCCAGCCGGAGCTGCGCCGGTGGGCCGGCGGCATGCCCGGCGGTCCGGCCAACCCGCTCGGCGCGCGCGCCATGTACCTCTACAGCGGCGGTCGCGACACGCTCTACCGCCTGCACGGCACCAACGACCCGTCCTCCATCGGCAAGGCGATGTCCTCCGGCTGCATCCGCATGCTGAACCGCGATGCGATCGACCTCTACGAGCGCGTCTCGGTGGGCACGCCCGTCGTGGTCGTCCAGGGCGGCGCGCTGGTCTGACGCTGCCCGGAGCGTAGCGCCATGGCACGAGTCGCGCTCCTGAGCGACACCTCGGGGTCGCTCCATCCCGGAAGCCGGCTCGCGTCGACCAACATCGACCGCCTCTTCGCCGAGGCGGGCCACACGATCGCCGCCCGCACGCCGTTCCTGCGCACGCCGACGAAGGCGGACGAGGCGCGGTTCGGCGACGTCGACGCCATCGTGCTGCACGGCGAGGGCGGCATCCACCACACCGACGCACGCCCCAAGGTGCGCCGCCTGCTGGAGGCGGCGGTCGCCATGAAGGCCGAGCGCGGCTGCCCGCTGATCCTCATCAACGCCACCGTGGCCGCGCTCGACGAGGCCTCGCTGCGGGCGCTGGCGGCGTTCGACCTCGTGGTGGTGCGCGACGGGGAGAGCGCGGACTACCTCGCCCCGCACATCGGCCGGCCGCGGATGGTGCCGGACCTGTCGCTGGCGATGCCGTACGAGCCGCCGGCCGGCCCCCGCACGGGCACCCTCGTCATCGACTCGGTGGAGCCGGCGATCGACCTGCGCCTCGCCGAGGTCGCCGCGGCGGAGGGGCTGCCGCTCCTCAGGATGGACCCGCGCGTCCTCGCAGGCCCGCTCTACCGCATCCGCAAGCTGCCCTTCGTGCGCGACCGGCTCGCCCGGAAAAGCCGCCCGCAGGACGTGCTGGCGCGCGTCGCCGCGGCGGAGCGGGTGCTCACCGGGCGCTTCCACGGGCTGATGTTCTCGATCCTCGCGCGGCGGCCGTTCCGCGCCATCCAGTCCAACACCGGCAAGATCCGCAGCGCCATCGTCGATGCGCTGGGCAGCGACGAGCGCCACATCACCGCCAGCGAGGCGCTCTCCATGGACCCCGCCGTGCTCGCCGCCGTCCCGGACTTCACCGCGACCGAGCGCACGGCGATCGCCGCCTACCTCGAACGCGCGCAGACCGGGGCGAAGGCGATGATGGACGACATCGCCGCCCTCGTCCGGCGCTGACGCCTACTCGGGCGTCGCGGCGGGCGTGCCGAGCGCGAAGGTCTGGACCAGCTCGCCGTCGGAGACGCGGCGCACCTCCACCCGCGGCGTCGCCCCGCCGATGGTGAAGGCGATCGTGCCGTCGCCCATCGAGACCGAGACGAGGTCGGCCGGCGACACCGCGATGGCCACAGCCTCCGAATTGGGCCGCGCGCTGTTGGCGGAAAGACGGTAGAACACCGCGATGGCGACGGCGGCGAAGCCGATCACCATGACCCCGGAAGACACCATCAGAAGGCGTACCAGTTTGCGACGGACCCGCTCCACCGCCGGATCCAGCGGCTCCTCGACCTCTTCGACCTCAGGTGACGACACCAGTGCTCC
Protein-coding regions in this window:
- a CDS encoding MBL fold metallo-hydrolase, which produces MTKRNPDTLSLTIWGARGSIPAPGPHTLRYGGETTCLEIRAGSHVLLIDCGSGARSCGAAFAQEGIEQLDVLFTHTHMDHLCGLPFFCSAYDPNCAVSLWAGHIPPGGTLEEIVERMMSPPIFPVATSALRNTVFRSFRARQTFTLDSGLSIASTRLNHPGNGCGYRIEWGGSSIAIITDHEHGDDMIDDAIAEFVTGADLMIYDAMYLEEEYPKYVGWGHSTPTQALDLAARAGVAIPMIFHHDPSRSDDALDMVAREVATQLPGAQVATQGQTIHLTNGKVEIGTSRAA
- a CDS encoding SDR family NAD(P)-dependent oxidoreductase produces the protein MKLSEAPAAVVTGGASGLGAATARRLAAEGAKVALFDLNDGTEVAREIGGTYHKADVTSEESLKAAFAEARAAHGQERILVNCAGIAPAAKTISRGELHSFELYAKTIDINLIGTFRASALSAIGMTGLDPITADGERGVIIMTASVAAFDGQVGQVAYAASKGGVAALTLPLAREMSQFGIRVATIAPGIFETPMLKGLPEKAQASLGEQVPFPKRLGKPEEYADLAKFIVESPILNGEVIRLDGAIRMAPR
- a CDS encoding acyl-CoA dehydrogenase family protein, translating into MLLNDDARMIADAAARIAEEHIAPNAVALDRGAAGSREAFLANLKRLAENGFMAVNVPAAYGGTEAGAAAFALTVEALGKACAATGVTVSVTNMVGEVIAAVGSEEQKETYLPRLADGTYPAGAFCLTESGAGSDPAGLKTRAEMSGNEWVLNGSKLYITSAAYAGLFVVWAVTDPAAPKGKGISAFLVEAGTPGLVIGREEDKLGQRGSATNEVHFEDCRIPAGALLGPLNGGFRIAASELAGGRIGIASLALGIARAATDAAIAYIREREQFGKPIAAMQGPQWMLADTETELEAARLLILNAAALKDAGEPFGKAASMAKLYASEAAQRATYVALQLHGGAGYIKDHSVERYARDVRITTIYEGTSEIQRMIIAREILA
- a CDS encoding L,D-transpeptidase — translated: MNRRTFLVLGTTSAAAALSGCVSGESFQSAALGYRPVPQLGSPDREEFRLPPVEYSTIPVEFRRQFVSHSGKYSPGTIVVDTAGRHLFLIVDSTTAIRYGIGVGREGFSWGGRAKIGRKAKWPTWTPPSRMIQRQPELRRWAGGMPGGPANPLGARAMYLYSGGRDTLYRLHGTNDPSSIGKAMSSGCIRMLNRDAIDLYERVSVGTPVVVVQGGALV
- a CDS encoding polysaccharide pyruvyl transferase family protein, with the translated sequence MARVALLSDTSGSLHPGSRLASTNIDRLFAEAGHTIAARTPFLRTPTKADEARFGDVDAIVLHGEGGIHHTDARPKVRRLLEAAVAMKAERGCPLILINATVAALDEASLRALAAFDLVVVRDGESADYLAPHIGRPRMVPDLSLAMPYEPPAGPRTGTLVIDSVEPAIDLRLAEVAAAEGLPLLRMDPRVLAGPLYRIRKLPFVRDRLARKSRPQDVLARVAAAERVLTGRFHGLMFSILARRPFRAIQSNTGKIRSAIVDALGSDERHITASEALSMDPAVLAAVPDFTATERTAIAAYLERAQTGAKAMMDDIAALVRR